GACCCGTGCCGTAGCCGCCAAACGCGAATTTGCAATCGGCACTGACGCTGATCCTGTGATGCTGGAAGTGTTCAACAACCTGTTCATGTCGATCGCCGAGCAGATGGGCGTGACGCTTGAGAAAACAGCCTATTCAGTGAACATCAAGGAGCGCCTCGATTTTTCCTGCGCCGTGTTCAATGCAGACGGCGCGCTGGTGGCCAATGCGCCGCATATGCCGGTGCACCTGGGCTCCATGGACAAGTCCGTGGAGACCATCATCGCCAACAATCCGGTCATGCATCCAGGTGATGTGTATATGCTGAACGCGCCCTACAATGGCGGCACGCACCTGCCTGACATCACGGTGGTCACGCCGGTCTTCGATACCGACGACAGGACCATCCTGTTTTACACTGCAAGCCGCGGCCACCACGCCGATGTCGGCGGCATGGCACCCGGCTCCATGACACCGCTTGCGACCTCCATCCATGAGGAAGGCGTTGTCATCGACAACTTCAAGATGGTCGACAAGGGCATCTTCCTGGAAGACGAAACCATGGCGGTGCTGACCGCCGGCGACTATCCGTGCCGTAATCCGGGCCAGAACATTGCCGATCTCAAGGCCCAGGTCGCCGCCAACGAGAAAGGCGTGCAGGAACTGCGCAAGATGGTGGCGCAGTTCAGCCTCGACGTGGTGCAGGCCTATATGAACCACGTGCAGGACAATGCGGAAGAAAGCGTGCGCCGTGTCATCGGTGCCCTGCATGATTGCTCATTCGATTATGAAATGGATGCAGGCCAGCGCATCAAGGTGCATATCCGGGTGGACCGTGAAAACCGCACTGCCGTGGTCGACTTCACCGGCACCAGCGAGCAGCAGGAAAGCAACTTCAATGCACCACGTCCCATCACCAATGCGGCCGTGTTGTATGTTTTCCGGTGCATGGTCGCCGACAACATTCCGATGAATGCCGGTTGCCTGAAACCCATCACCATCGTCACGCCTGAAAAATCCATGCTGTCGCCGGAATACCCGGCAGCGGTGGTGGCCGGAAATGTCGAGGTCTCGCAAGCTGTGACCAGTTGCCTGTTCGGGGCGCTCAACGCGGTTGCTGCCTCGCAGTCAACCATGAACAACTTCAACTTCGGCAATGACAGATACCAGTACTACGAGACCATCTGTTCAGGCTCGGGTGCCGGGCCGGGTTATGACGGTACTTCAGGCGTGCATACCCACATGACCAATACGCGGCTCACCGACCCGGAAATTCTGGAATTCCGTTATCCGGTGGTGCTGGAGGATTTCCGCATCAGGCGTGGCGCCGGTGGCCACGGCAAATGGTCCGGCGGTGGCGGCACCAGGCGCACGGTGCGCTTCCTGGAGGAAATGGATGTTTCGTTGCTCACCGGGCACCGGCGCGTACCGCCGTTCGGTCTTGACGGTGCAGAACCGGGCGAAGTCGGGATCAATTCCTGCCGCCGCGGGGACGGCACGGTTGAGCCGCTCAAGGGCTGCGATCAGACCAGGGTTCATCCCGGCGACGCCATCATCATCCAGACACCCACCGGTGGCGGCTATGGCAAGCCTTGAGCGAAACGATCTGAACGTCAGGCGACGCCCGCGTCGCGCACCGCCTTTGCGTAGGTTCGGCTGACCGGCAGTTCGGTACCGTCGGACACGACGACGCTTGTTTTGCCGCCGTCTCGCCTGGTGGTTGCAATGGCGGAAAAGGCTACCCAGTGCGACCGGTGCACCTGGATACCGGTTGTGCTGCCTGCCTCGCTGATAGCATCCGCCAGCCGCAGCAGGACAAGTTCCCTGCCCTTGGCCGTGACGATTTCGACATAGTGGTCCTGCATCGACATATAGAGCAGTTCACCACGTTTTTCCGGCGGCAGGCGCAGCATCAGGCGCGCATCTGGATCGCGCGCGTCAGCATCAGCCGACGGTGATTGAGCCGGCTGAAAGAAGAAATACGCAACAATGCCGATGATAATGGCAACCGGCAACGCCTGAACCATCTGCCAGAAAACACTGGTGACGGTTATTGCTTCATTCAGGAACAATGTCCTGATCAGGCTGACCGCAAATCCGATGAACGGCGTTGCAAGGCAGCATCCGATGACCGTCTGCCATATGCCGATGCGGGAGCTGTCACCGTTCCACACGCTGACCAGTGCGACGCTGGTCAGCGCAATTGTCCATGTCACGAAATGCACGGTGAGCCAGAACCCCAGCCGTTCGGCGAACCCCAGCTGGCCAATCGTGCCGAACGGGCCGGTGAACACGAACAGCGCGACTATGGCGCCAAACGCCATCCACAGCCGTTTGTCGGAAAACAGCGACTGCATTTCACGAAGCGTGAGTTGCACAATCTGACGTTTCACGTAGCTCTTGCCCTTGTTGACGCATCACAACTTCTTAAATGCTGCAGCCCGTCGCTATGCCTTCAGGTGAGACACCAGTCATACCTGAAGGAATGCCGGATGAACATCAAGCCATTGCTGGAAGCAGGCCCTGCCATTCAACTGCACGTGGCGGCTGCTGCCTTTGCCGTCATGCTGTCGGTGGCGATCATTGTTATCCGAAGGGGAACGCCCGCGCATAAGCGAATAGGACGGGCATGGGTGGCGATGCTGGCTCTCATCTGCATATCGTCATTCTGGATAACCGGCATGAACGGTTCAGGCTACAGCTGGATTCATCTGTTGTCGGCATGGACGCTGCTGGGGTTGTGCAAGGCGGTCTGGGCGGTCAGGACGGGCCATATTCGTATCCATAAATATGCAATGATATCAACCATGATAGGCGCACTGCTTGGCGCGGGTTTCTTCGCGTTCATGCCAGGGCGGATGATGAGCGCCATACTGTTCGGATAACAGCTCAGTGCCCCATCGGCAAAGGCTTGCGGCGCAAGCCCGTCAGTGCGTTGAAACCGATGGCCAGCATCAATATACCACCGCCGATCAGCGTTGCCGCCGCTGCGGTTTCTCCCAGCACAATCCACACCCATATGGGTGCCAGAACCACTTCGGTCATGGACAGAAGTGCCAGTTCGGCACCCGGCACGACCTGTGACCCGAATGTGTACAATGTCATGCCAAGCGCGAGCAGAACCACGCCAAGCATGACAGCAATGGTGATTTCATGCATCGGCAGATCAAACCCCTGCCCGGTCCCGGAGACAACCAGCCCCGACAGCACCAGCGCAAACAATCCACCGAGAAATGAAACCGGCATCATGTCGGATGCCTTGCCCCGGCGCAGCGCGAGCGTGAACAGGGCAAACCCCAACGCCGCCATCAGCGCGACACCATCACCCTGCCAGTTGCCGGTGGTAAAACTGTCGGACACCATGAAGCCGATGCCGGCAAAACCAAGTACCATGGCCATCCAGGTGGCCTTTCGGACCCGTTCGCCCAACACCAGAAAACTGAGTAGAGCGACCATGAAGGGTGCGGTTGCAAACAGAAACGCCGCATTGGCCACGCTGGTCAGTTGCACCGCCCCTATGCCAGCGGCATAGGCCATGGTCAGCGCCATCCCGCCCAGCACACCGGGAACACCTGCTGTGCGTATTGCCTGCAAAGGCCGCCCGCCTGAACGCCAGTACATCAGGCAGAACAGCATCGGCAGAAGCCCCGCCGAGCGAAAGAACAGAATCTGCCAGACACTGGCGGTTTCTATGTGCCTGATACCCAGCGGGATGAGCGACCAGCAAACACCGGCCAGAGCGCACAGGACGACGCCCATTGGATAGGACAGATGCGATCCGCGATATGTTGCCTGACTAACCACATGGACAGGGTATGTCGGGATAAAAGCGTCTGTATATCGCGTCAACGACGCCCGAAAATGTCGCAAACAGACTACTATGTCCTGCCTTTGCCATCAGTCCCGGCTTGTCTTCAGCGGCAGTACTTGCCCTTGCCGGAGCGGCCATGCTTGCCGAGATCAAAATGGAAATGGTTGCGGTGCGCGGCATTTGCCTCTGGTCCGAGAACGGTCGTGAACGTGCCGCACGCCCGCCCGTGCACCCGCTTCAGAAACGCGCTCTCCTTACCGCCAGCTTTCCATCCGCCTTCAACTTCCACCACACGTCCGGATGCCAGCGTGAAGGCTGATACATCCAGCGCATTGCCGAACGCATGCTCGGAGATTTTCGCGCCACGCCTGTTGTCACGTCCGCGACAGGCATAAGACGCCGCAATGCGCAGTTTCACCACACGCTCCCCGAACGCCGAGCGGGCAGCCGGTTGCACCACCTTGCCGATCCAGCTGTTGGTGGCTCCCACCATCTGGCAGCGTATTCTTGCAGGCGTTGAGAATGCCACATCACCGATCGCCGACACCTTCCAGGCGTTCTTGATGCCGCAGGCACCCTTGCCGTCAACTGAGCCGATCGACACCGCATCGGCAATGGAGCGTGGGTTCACCGTGCACTGACCCGACGGCGGACGAACACCGGCACTGGTGAAGTCATCCGTGAGGTTGGGTTTGGATGAACACGCGGCAACGCCGACAAGTGTCAAACCTGCCGCAGCCCAACGGATCATGTCTGTCGAATATCGCTTCACGTTCATTCTCACGGCGAATAGATTGCAACCATGTTGAAACTACGTCAGCGTCATTAACGAAACACAACCATTTCAGGACCAGTCAGATGTACACGATTTACACGTCACCCGGTACCGGA
Above is a window of Anderseniella sp. Alg231-50 DNA encoding:
- a CDS encoding LytTR family DNA-binding domain-containing protein is translated as MKRQIVQLTLREMQSLFSDKRLWMAFGAIVALFVFTGPFGTIGQLGFAERLGFWLTVHFVTWTIALTSVALVSVWNGDSSRIGIWQTVIGCCLATPFIGFAVSLIRTLFLNEAITVTSVFWQMVQALPVAIIIGIVAYFFFQPAQSPSADADARDPDARLMLRLPPEKRGELLYMSMQDHYVEIVTAKGRELVLLRLADAISEAGSTTGIQVHRSHWVAFSAIATTRRDGGKTSVVVSDGTELPVSRTYAKAVRDAGVA
- a CDS encoding EamA family transporter; the protein is MGVVLCALAGVCWSLIPLGIRHIETASVWQILFFRSAGLLPMLFCLMYWRSGGRPLQAIRTAGVPGVLGGMALTMAYAAGIGAVQLTSVANAAFLFATAPFMVALLSFLVLGERVRKATWMAMVLGFAGIGFMVSDSFTTGNWQGDGVALMAALGFALFTLALRRGKASDMMPVSFLGGLFALVLSGLVVSGTGQGFDLPMHEITIAVMLGVVLLALGMTLYTFGSQVVPGAELALLSMTEVVLAPIWVWIVLGETAAAATLIGGGILMLAIGFNALTGLRRKPLPMGH
- a CDS encoding extensin-like domain-containing protein, with the translated sequence MKRYSTDMIRWAAAGLTLVGVAACSSKPNLTDDFTSAGVRPPSGQCTVNPRSIADAVSIGSVDGKGACGIKNAWKVSAIGDVAFSTPARIRCQMVGATNSWIGKVVQPAARSAFGERVVKLRIAASYACRGRDNRRGAKISEHAFGNALDVSAFTLASGRVVEVEGGWKAGGKESAFLKRVHGRACGTFTTVLGPEANAAHRNHFHFDLGKHGRSGKGKYCR